The Chitinophaga sp. H8 region AAAGCTTTATTTATTCCAATACCGTATCTATCTGGGGAAGCATACCTATGGCAGGTGCCCTGGAAGGCACAGCCGCAGTACCATATACAAAGGAGCAGGAAGTATACCGTAAACTGCTGGAAGACCTGAAAATACTGGCAGATGGTATTGATCTGTCGGGTGATAAATATAGTGCCAATGCAGATAAGGTATTCGGTGGAGATCTGCTTAAATGGAAAAAGTTTGCCAACACCTTACGGTTGCGTATAGCCATGCGCATCTCTAATGCTGCTCCTAATGGTGATCCCGTACTGGCAAAGAAAGTGGTAACAGAGATATATGAGCAGGCGGCTTTCACCATGACAGCACAGGAGGAAACTGCGGCGGCTAAATGGGGTACTACCAGCGATACCTGGAGCCCATTGTACGACCGTGTGATCTATAATTACACTGCCAATAAAGCCACCATTCCCGTAATAAATGAATCACTCATTTATCATATGGCCCCTTATAATGATCCACGATTGAGTATATACGCACAACCGGCCAAACAGGGCCCACAGAAAGGGAACTATTTTGGCCAGAATATTTCTTACGGAGGAGGTGGTGCTTATGCAGGCGCCGGCCTGGTAAATCCTCACACTGGATTGAAGCAGGACGATTATTCCTATATAGGAGAACGTTTCCTGAAAATGGATGCAGAATATGTATTCCTTTCTTATGCAGAGGCTTGTTTTCTGAAAGCGGAAGCGGCTCTAAAAGGCTGGTGGGGCAGCACGCCTTCGCAACTTTATTATGATGGTATAGATGCTTCTTTTAACCGTTATGGGCTGTCAGCAGCCCAGGCTACTGCCTATAAAAATACACCAGGTATTCAATGGGGCAGCGCTTCGGATACTACAGGGCATGGGGCCGATTTTCAGGACTGGTTGCAGATTTGCAGCAGTGTTATACCTGCCGGAGATCATCTCCGCCAGATAATAATGCAGCAATGGCTGGCCATGCCAGGACAGGGAATTGATGCCTGGGCACTCATCAGACGTACCAGGGTACTGGAGTTTCAACCCCAGTTTGCTACCTATGAAGGTGAGTATGCTTATCTGCCCAACAGGCTTTTATATCCGTCTACCGAACTGCAGATTAATGCCGCGGAAGTACAAAAAGCTATTCCCTGGCTGGAAGGGGCAGACGACCTTTTTACAAAACTATGGTTCGCGCTTCCTAATAAGAAAAACCCTTTTTTACCTTACTAATTTCATTTAAACTACCAGTGATGAGAACAGTACTATATATAGCGGTTGTATGTTTTTTGATGATGTCCTGTAAAAAGGAGGCAACAAATCTTCCTCCAGATTTTAATCATGAAATAACTCCCGTACCAATTACGGAAAATGTGAACGTGGGAGCTTATTATTATAACTACTCGGCTGCAGATTGGGCGAAGAAGTATTCTAATACTCCTGTAGCAGGAGAATATTCCGCGCTGGATCCCGCTGTAATGGCCCAACATCGTCAATGGGCAGATGAAGGAGGCGTAGATTTCTTTATATTCAACTGGAATGGTGCGGCAACAGGTGATCCGCTTTTAAAAAGTTTTATTACCGGCAGAAACAACCAGGTGAAGATGGTGATCAACTTTAATATGGCACATCTGTCGGCAACGAATAATTCACCATTAACAGGAGCTAAACTCAATACTTTTCTGAACGAGTTTAAAACACTGGCAACTGCACATTTTAATCAGGCGTATTATTATAAGATAGATGGCAGGCCCGTGATACTGATCTCTCCGCTTAATTTATCTGCGAATGCTGCGGCAAGTATAGACTATGCTGCTGTATTGCCTGTATTGAAAGAAGCAATGTCAAAGGAAGGAATCGACTTGTACGTGATTGGAGAAATTACTTCCGGATGGTTACCCCCCATCCGTTATGCACCGGCAATCAAGGCGATGGATGCAGTAGGCCTTAGTAATTGGTCTACCGATGTATACGACAGGTCTGTATTCTTTAATGCTTTTAGTGACATTAATTGGAAAAACTGGAAAGATTCTACCACAAACTGGAACGTAGATTATGTACCATGCATTTTCCCCGGCTTCAACGATAAAACAATGTCCCCTGCCAGTAAATTGTATAACATTGGTGGCAATGCTGCATTTTATGAAACTTATTGTAACGTGGCTAAACACAATATGGGCAGTAAAAGAATCGTACTGATTAATTCCTGGAATAATTTCCAGGCAGGCACCAGTCTGGAGCCTGCAAAAGAATATGGAACTACCTACCTGGGAGTTACCAAAGCCCAGTTTAAAGTAAAAGTATTATAACGGTAAAAGCTGAATTACGATGAGTCATACTATGAACAGAAGAAAGTTTGCAACCTCTCTTGGAATGCTAGCAGCGATGTTGCCACTGGGGGCTGCTGCATTGAACTTTACGCCTTCCCGTGGTAAAGGGTTTCATTTTGTATTGCTGGGCGACCTCCATTTTGATAAGCTGGAACATCACGATACCGGGTATGTGAATGCTAAATATGCGGGAGATTGGAACCAGATCAGGAATTATTCCCGTATCACCCGTGAAAACCTGCCCTTATTGATGAATGTGATTAAACAGCAGGGAAACAGGGATAATGCTGCGTTTTATCTGCAGCTGGGCGACTTTGTGGAGGGGCTTTGCGGTACGGAGGCATTGGCACAACAGCAAACGAAAGAGTTCATTGATTTTATAGCTGCGCAACAACTGGACCGCCCTTTTTTTGTTATAAAAGGAAATCATGATATAACGGGGGAAGGGGCTCCGCAGACATATGTAAAAACGGTTTTGCCATGGCAGGCAAATGTGTTGAAACAAAAAAATACAACTGCCAATGCTACGTTTGTACATAAAGGTGTCCGGTTTATCCTGTTTGATGGTTATACGCCAGATGAAAGCCTGCAGTGGCTTAAAAAAGTGCTGGCTACACATAAGGAATCCCTGTTGTTTTTTTGTATCCATATGCCGGTGGTGCCATTCAATGCCCGGGCCAACTGGCATGTGTTTGCAAAGCCATCTGAACAGCCGCAACGGGAGGAATTATTACAGCTGCTTGGAAAACACCATGCAATTGTACTTTGTGGGCACTTGCATAAAACATGCATCCTGAAAAGAAGTACACCAGCAGGTGATTTTGTACAGGTATGCCTGGGAAGTGTCATTCCTGCACCAGATGCTAAAATTAAAGATCATCTGAAAGGGGTGGAGTTTTATAATGCCGGCCTGGTAAATCTGGAACCGGCTTTTGCGCCTGCTTCCCTGGAGGAAAGAAGAACCAATCTTACAAACGAGCAACCATTTATAAAATACTATGAATACGCTGATTTTTGTGGATATGCCACCATTGGGGTCACGGAAGAGAAAGAGGTGACAATGGCTGTGTACGCTAACGTGGACACAACACCATGGAATACCATACACTTATCAGCATTGACTTAAAAACCCGGCAAAGGTGATATATGGGGTTGGCCATTATTTTTTGGTCAGCCCCTTTTTGCGTTCACCTATTTTCCTGCCAATACAATTTTGCTTTTTTATGATGTGAAATTAAAATATAGCCGTTTTTAGGGGATCCTTCCCCTGCTCAACTTTTTTTTTCCTCAGAATGCCCGTATTTTGCCCGGAGTGCCACGTACCAAAAATCAGACAGTAAAAGAAATGCCCGGAAATCGGGATGTAGCGTTGCTTCTGCATGTTTACAAGAGGGTGAAGCGACCGCAATCTCACAATCAGGAGTTAAGAAGAATCCTAAACTGATACATAAAACAAATTATACAGTATGAATAAAAGATGGCAACTGTTGCTGGGAATAATCCTTAGTACACAACTGGCTTTTGCACAGGGTGAACAACAGGGTAAAAAAGACTGGCTGGTTACACCGGTTAAGGACAAAGCTACGGTACTGGTCACTGCCAATGGAAAGGATATTACTTTATCTAATGGTCTGGTAAAAAGATCCTTCCGCATTTCGCCCAATGTAGCCTGTTTTGATTACCAGAATCTGAGCAATGGCCAGCAGTTACTGCGTGCAGTAAAACCAGAAGCAATAGTGGGACTGAACGGAAAGGAGTATAATGTTGGCGGCCTTTACGGACAAAAAGAAAATGCCTACCTCCTGCCTGCATGGCTGGAAAACTTTACTGCTGGCAGTAATGATTTCCAGTACTATAAACATGAAATTACAGACATCACTCCCCGGATTAAATGGAAAGCTACCTATTGGGCTGCAAATAAAAAGCAGGCTACGGGAAAGCATCTTACCTTCTTTTACAAGGCGGGTGCTGGTGACGTACAAGGAGTTACAGTAAAGGTGCACTACGCGATATATGATGGCATGCCATTGATCACCAAATGGCTCACTATTGAAAACAATACGGGCAAAGCAATTGCGGTGAACCGGGTGGTAAATGAAACACTGGCCCTGGTAGAAGAAGAAAGTGCAGTTATTGGTACACCTGAACAACTGAAGAAACCACAGGGCATTTATTTTGAAACCAACTTTGCGTTTAATAATGCCATGCAATATAATGTGAGTGATCAGACTACACATTGGAAAATGGACTCAGCCTATACCTCCCAGGTAAATTTTAATAATACTACGCCTTGCTTGCTGGAAGTATATCCGGCCAAAGTAACGGATGTGATATTGAAAGCCGGAGAAGGATTTACTTCTGTAGGCACCAATGAATTGCTGATGGACAGTTATGACCGCGAGCGCAGGGGCCTTGCGGTGAGAAAGATGTACAGGATGATTGCTCCCTGGACTACAGGTAACCCTATCTTCATGCACCTGGTAAGCAAAAATGATGAGCAGGTAAAAGAAGCAATAGACCAATGTGCTGCCACTGGTTATGAAGCACTGATCCTGAGCTTTGGAAGCCATGTGGATATGGAAGACACTTCAGCAGCAAATATTGCACGCTGGAAGAAAAATGCGGCCTATGCACACAGCAAGGGGATTATGATAGGAGGATATTCCTTATTCAGTTCCCGCCGTATCAGTGATAAGGATGATGTGATCAGCCCGGAAACCGGTAAGCCCGGTGGTGCCTTTTTCGGCAATGCGCCTTGCTTCGGCAGTGAATGGGGATTGGCTTATCGCGATAAGATCAAATACTTTATCAAAAGTACTGGTTTTGATATCTGGGAAAATGACGGTCCTTATCCTGGTGATGTTTGTGCTTCTACTACACATCCTGGCCACAAAGGACTGGAAGACTCCCAATGGCGCCAAATGGAAATACAAAAAGAATTATACAGATGGCTTAATGAACAGGGGGTATATATTAATGCGCCCGACTGGTATTTTCTGGACGGCACGCATAAAATTGGCCTTGGCTACAAAGAGGTGAATTTTTCTTTATCCCGCGACCAACAGAAAATACTGAACAGGCAGAACATCTTTGACGGTACCTGGGAAAAAACACCTTCTATGGGATGGGGATTTGTACCGCTTACCCGTTACCAGGGTGGTGGACCAGAAGCAATTCTGGAACCATTAAAAGATCACCTGGATGATTATAAACAACTGATGTTTCAATACTATGGGGCTGGTATACAGGCCTGCTACCGGGGGCCACGTTTATATGATTCAGAAGCAACGAAAAAAGTAGTGGCTGATATGATCAGCTGGTATAAACAATACCGGGATATTCTGAATGCTGATGTGATCCACTTACGCAGAGCAGATGGCCGCGACTGGGATGGTATCCTGCATGCCAACTCCCAACTGAAGGAAAAAGGATTCCTCATCCTTTACAATCCCCTGAAAACAAGTATTACCAGAACTATTACAGTACCGCTGTACTACACAGGGCTTACTGCAACGGCTAAAGTAAAAGAACAGGGTAAAACAATAAAAACCTATCCGCTGAACCGTGGCTTCGAAATTACGATGACGGTGACACTGGCGCCGGAAAGTTATAACTGGTGGGTGATTGAATAGGAAATGCATAAATAAAGAATCCGCAAATACTTTTACTAAAGTGTTTGCGGATTTTTTATTGCGGGATAGCGTATCAATGCCTTATTCTCCTTTCAGGCTCTTTATTGGATTTACCAGTATAGCTTTAATACTCTGGTAGCTGATGGTCAGCATTGTGATGCAAATGATCAGCAAAACAGCGAGCAGTAACATCCACCATGCCATATCAATCCGGTAAGCAAATTGTTCCAGCCAGGCGTTCATAGCCCACCAGGCTACCGGGGATGCGATAAGGAAAGCAATGAGGGCAAGCATAACCACCTCCCTGGATAATAGTGAAAACAAGGAGAGCATGCCTGCGCCCAATACCTTCCGTATGCCAATCTCTTTGGTCCGCTGCTCTGCTGTAAACATGGCCAGGCCCAGTAATCCCAGGCAGGATATGAATATGGCCAGCGCGGAAAAGCAGGCAGATAGCTTGCTTACAATGGCTTCACTTCGATATAATTTATGATAGGCGTCATCAGAAAAAGAATAGGTGAATGGAAATTTAGGGTTTAATGTTTTACATATTTTTTCCAGACTGGCCACAGCTTGTTGGGTTTTGCCGGCTGCTGTACGGATAAGGATATGTCCATACTGTTCTGTTTCACCATTTCTCAGGATAAGGGGTAAGATAGGGTGGTGTAAAGAAGAAAAATGAAAATCTTTGAGCACACCTACGATCGTCCCTTTTTTCCCCCATACGGTCAAAGATTTGCCGATAGGATCCTGATAACCTATTACTTTCAGGGCGGCCTCATTTACCAGGTAACCGAAAGAGTCTGAGGCAAAGGCGGGGGAAAGGTCCCTCCCTGCTACAAGCTTTAAATGCATCGTTTTTACAAAATCATACCCGGTAGCAGTTTGTGTAAACATAGGGCTGGTGTTGGGAACTTTATTATCCCATTCCACACCATAGGTGCTACTGCCTATTGCCGTAGGGGTTTCTCCTATACGGGATACCATTTGAATGCCAGGTGTATTCATCGCTTCCTGTTTAAATACACTGTATTTTTCTGCAAGATTACCCTCCAGCGGTACATAAATCAGGTTTTCCCTGTCATAACCAAGATGGGTTTGCTGAATGTAATTGACCTGTCTGGAAACAACAATCGTCCCGGTAATGAAGAGGATAGAAAGCACAAACTGAAAAACCACCAAGCCCTTTCGCAATCTCACGGTGTTGTGACCCGATTTCAATGATCCTTTTAAAATCTTTATTGGTTGAAAAGAGGAGAGTAAAATGGCTGGATAACTCCCGGCAGCCAGTCCCGTGATCATCGTCAGGCAGAGCAGGCTGATCCAGAAGTAGATATTCGCATATGGGAACATAATGTGTTTGCCGCTCAGCTGATTGAAAAGGGGCAGCAGCGCATAAACCAGTATCAATGCTAATGAAACAGACAATACCGTGATCAGCATAGCCTCGCTTAAAAACTGCCACAGGAGTGTTGGCCGCGCAGCTCCCGCTACTTTACGGATACCAATTTCCTTGGCCCGCTTGGTAGAACGGGCTGTCGTGAGATTCATGAAATTGATACAGGCAATCAACAAAATGAAAATAGCTACCACACTGAAGAGCTTAACATAGGCGATGCGCCCACCGGAAATATGCCCAGCGGTAAAATTACCATGCAGGTAGCTGTCGCCGAAACGTTGTATATCCAGCTCTGTGCGATGAGTGGGCGTATCATACTTAGCCAGCAAATGTTTGATCTTGGTAGCCACTAGCTGTGGATCCGCATCTTTGCGCAACAGGATCAGGGTATTAGGTCCTACATTTCCCCAATCCTTGGCCCAGTTATTTTCTGTAAGGAAGGTAGACCAGTCGATCAGGCAATCAAACCTGGCGGAAATATTTTCAGGCAAATCTTTAAATACCCCGGTAATCGTTAAGTCCTTCCTGTTATCATAGCGGAGTGATTGACCAATGGCGGCATCTGCACTGCCAAAAAATGCTTTGGCCATTTTCTCTGAGATACAAAGGCTTCCGGGGTTACTGAGTGCAGTGGCTGGATTGCCCTTCAGTAAAGGATAACTCATCATCTTAAAATAATCCACCTCTGCATAACATGCATCAAATTTGATGATCTTATCAGCTCCTTCAAAAGTAAGCCGGTCAGGACTGTCATCTATCCAGGCAAAGTTGGAAGCATAGGCTATTTCAGGAACGGTACGCTTCATCTCTGCTGCCAGCATGCCGGGCGTTTTGTACCAGGCATATATCTTATTGTCTGCATACTGACGTTCGTACACCAGGTAAAGCTGGTTACCCTGTGCATGAAAATTATCTACACTCCGTTCATCCTGTACCCATAATAATATCAACAGGCTGCAAGCCAGCCCCACAGTTAACCCTGATATGTTGATGGCTGAAAAGGTTTTGTTACGGATAAGATTACGCCAGGCTATTTTGAAATAGTTGAAAAACATAAGGCTGAAGCAATTTGGGCAACCGTGTGCAGAAAACATTATGCCATTTAATAATCGCTTTATTAATAACTAATTATACAAATAAGATTCAATACTTTGTCCGCTTTTAGCACAAATGCCGTCCAGTTATGGACAACTGGCTGCTCCTCTGAAAAAGCGGCTCATGCGCACTTCTTCAAATGTCTCCTGCTTTCTAATTTTAGAATTGTTATTATTGTGTTGACTAACCAATCTAAAGACAGCATATTGTCGAACAATGTTTTACATACCGGCGAGGTACGCTATGACAGGGTAGCGGCGGGAGATGAAGGGGCGTTCCGGGATCTCTTTGACTTATATGTGCCCAGGCTGCAGGCCGTAATTTATCGTATTACTAAGTCGGCAACGGTAACGGATGATCTGGTCCAGGAAACATTGTTAAAGGTATGGATAGCAAGAGACCAGCTGGAGCTGGTGAGCAAACCGGATTCCTGGATCATCAAAATCGGCTTTTTTCTTGCACTTAATCATGTTCGCCGCCTGAATATCCACAGCAAGGTAATCGCACACATCGATTATCATCAACACCAGGAGGCGCCTGGAAATCCGTCAGGGGAAGCTACTGAGTTCCGGCAGATGATCCTGCTGGTAGGTGAAGCTGTCAGACAATTACCGGAAAAACAACAGCAGGCTTATCTGCTGAGCCGGGAACAAGGGCTTTCTATAGCAGCCATTGCCGGGCAAATGGGCCTGGCAGTCAGCACCGTTAAAAATCTCCTGGTAATGGCCCTGAAACATATCCGCCAACACCTTGAAAAAGCAGGCTACACCTACTTATTATTGCTTTTTGGCACTTTTCTCTAAAAAAAGATTGTCTTTTTTCGGTACCATCGGTTTATTAGATTGTCTGCTTTAGTATGGGGGGATGATCCTTCCTGTAAACCAAAATCATGCTGTCCGGTGGAACAACAAACCCGTTTACAATATTTATTGGAGCAATTGGTAGCACACACCGCTACTGATGAGGAATTAGCGGAGCTGGCTGATCTGGCAGGCAAGGATAATACGGATCATGCTATTGCTGCAATAGAACAATTGCTGCAACAGGATCCTGCAGCCTACCCGGAGCCGTATGATCGTGAAAAGTGGATGACGGTTGCCAATAACATACTGGCTGCTGATAAAATGGAAACTGTAAGAAAGCCTGTGGAACGGAAAATACCAGTCCTTCGCCGGTATCGTTGGGTGGCTGCTGCTGCGATACTAGGTGTCATTGCGCTGGGGAGCTACCTGTGGTGGCAACAACGGCCGGTGATAAATGTAGTGGTGGTTCCGGCGCAGGATGTACTGCCTGGCGGGAGCAAGG contains the following coding sequences:
- a CDS encoding alpha-galactosidase yields the protein MNKRWQLLLGIILSTQLAFAQGEQQGKKDWLVTPVKDKATVLVTANGKDITLSNGLVKRSFRISPNVACFDYQNLSNGQQLLRAVKPEAIVGLNGKEYNVGGLYGQKENAYLLPAWLENFTAGSNDFQYYKHEITDITPRIKWKATYWAANKKQATGKHLTFFYKAGAGDVQGVTVKVHYAIYDGMPLITKWLTIENNTGKAIAVNRVVNETLALVEEESAVIGTPEQLKKPQGIYFETNFAFNNAMQYNVSDQTTHWKMDSAYTSQVNFNNTTPCLLEVYPAKVTDVILKAGEGFTSVGTNELLMDSYDRERRGLAVRKMYRMIAPWTTGNPIFMHLVSKNDEQVKEAIDQCAATGYEALILSFGSHVDMEDTSAANIARWKKNAAYAHSKGIMIGGYSLFSSRRISDKDDVISPETGKPGGAFFGNAPCFGSEWGLAYRDKIKYFIKSTGFDIWENDGPYPGDVCASTTHPGHKGLEDSQWRQMEIQKELYRWLNEQGVYINAPDWYFLDGTHKIGLGYKEVNFSLSRDQQKILNRQNIFDGTWEKTPSMGWGFVPLTRYQGGGPEAILEPLKDHLDDYKQLMFQYYGAGIQACYRGPRLYDSEATKKVVADMISWYKQYRDILNADVIHLRRADGRDWDGILHANSQLKEKGFLILYNPLKTSITRTITVPLYYTGLTATAKVKEQGKTIKTYPLNRGFEITMTVTLAPESYNWWVIE
- a CDS encoding glycoside hydrolase family 99-like domain-containing protein; translation: MRTVLYIAVVCFLMMSCKKEATNLPPDFNHEITPVPITENVNVGAYYYNYSAADWAKKYSNTPVAGEYSALDPAVMAQHRQWADEGGVDFFIFNWNGAATGDPLLKSFITGRNNQVKMVINFNMAHLSATNNSPLTGAKLNTFLNEFKTLATAHFNQAYYYKIDGRPVILISPLNLSANAAASIDYAAVLPVLKEAMSKEGIDLYVIGEITSGWLPPIRYAPAIKAMDAVGLSNWSTDVYDRSVFFNAFSDINWKNWKDSTTNWNVDYVPCIFPGFNDKTMSPASKLYNIGGNAAFYETYCNVAKHNMGSKRIVLINSWNNFQAGTSLEPAKEYGTTYLGVTKAQFKVKVL
- a CDS encoding SusD/RagB family nutrient-binding outer membrane lipoprotein translates to MKAITGFLFILILSFAACTKDLGTINKNPNNPDIVEPDFLLTTAIFETMNLYGGAMNRVVFFNYTHYYSGFQGEFQRYTYSANDNNTYWKTTYINCLQPVNQIEIKYANNPAYANRVLIARIWKSFIYSNTVSIWGSIPMAGALEGTAAVPYTKEQEVYRKLLEDLKILADGIDLSGDKYSANADKVFGGDLLKWKKFANTLRLRIAMRISNAAPNGDPVLAKKVVTEIYEQAAFTMTAQEETAAAKWGTTSDTWSPLYDRVIYNYTANKATIPVINESLIYHMAPYNDPRLSIYAQPAKQGPQKGNYFGQNISYGGGGAYAGAGLVNPHTGLKQDDYSYIGERFLKMDAEYVFLSYAEACFLKAEAALKGWWGSTPSQLYYDGIDASFNRYGLSAAQATAYKNTPGIQWGSASDTTGHGADFQDWLQICSSVIPAGDHLRQIIMQQWLAMPGQGIDAWALIRRTRVLEFQPQFATYEGEYAYLPNRLLYPSTELQINAAEVQKAIPWLEGADDLFTKLWFALPNKKNPFLPY
- a CDS encoding RNA polymerase sigma factor; the protein is MSNNVLHTGEVRYDRVAAGDEGAFRDLFDLYVPRLQAVIYRITKSATVTDDLVQETLLKVWIARDQLELVSKPDSWIIKIGFFLALNHVRRLNIHSKVIAHIDYHQHQEAPGNPSGEATEFRQMILLVGEAVRQLPEKQQQAYLLSREQGLSIAAIAGQMGLAVSTVKNLLVMALKHIRQHLEKAGYTYLLLLFGTFL
- a CDS encoding metallophosphoesterase family protein; this encodes MSHTMNRRKFATSLGMLAAMLPLGAAALNFTPSRGKGFHFVLLGDLHFDKLEHHDTGYVNAKYAGDWNQIRNYSRITRENLPLLMNVIKQQGNRDNAAFYLQLGDFVEGLCGTEALAQQQTKEFIDFIAAQQLDRPFFVIKGNHDITGEGAPQTYVKTVLPWQANVLKQKNTTANATFVHKGVRFILFDGYTPDESLQWLKKVLATHKESLLFFCIHMPVVPFNARANWHVFAKPSEQPQREELLQLLGKHHAIVLCGHLHKTCILKRSTPAGDFVQVCLGSVIPAPDAKIKDHLKGVEFYNAGLVNLEPAFAPASLEERRTNLTNEQPFIKYYEYADFCGYATIGVTEEKEVTMAVYANVDTTPWNTIHLSALT
- a CDS encoding ABC transporter permease; its protein translation is MFFNYFKIAWRNLIRNKTFSAINISGLTVGLACSLLILLWVQDERSVDNFHAQGNQLYLVYERQYADNKIYAWYKTPGMLAAEMKRTVPEIAYASNFAWIDDSPDRLTFEGADKIIKFDACYAEVDYFKMMSYPLLKGNPATALSNPGSLCISEKMAKAFFGSADAAIGQSLRYDNRKDLTITGVFKDLPENISARFDCLIDWSTFLTENNWAKDWGNVGPNTLILLRKDADPQLVATKIKHLLAKYDTPTHRTELDIQRFGDSYLHGNFTAGHISGGRIAYVKLFSVVAIFILLIACINFMNLTTARSTKRAKEIGIRKVAGAARPTLLWQFLSEAMLITVLSVSLALILVYALLPLFNQLSGKHIMFPYANIYFWISLLCLTMITGLAAGSYPAILLSSFQPIKILKGSLKSGHNTVRLRKGLVVFQFVLSILFITGTIVVSRQVNYIQQTHLGYDRENLIYVPLEGNLAEKYSVFKQEAMNTPGIQMVSRIGETPTAIGSSTYGVEWDNKVPNTSPMFTQTATGYDFVKTMHLKLVAGRDLSPAFASDSFGYLVNEAALKVIGYQDPIGKSLTVWGKKGTIVGVLKDFHFSSLHHPILPLILRNGETEQYGHILIRTAAGKTQQAVASLEKICKTLNPKFPFTYSFSDDAYHKLYRSEAIVSKLSACFSALAIFISCLGLLGLAMFTAEQRTKEIGIRKVLGAGMLSLFSLLSREVVMLALIAFLIASPVAWWAMNAWLEQFAYRIDMAWWMLLLAVLLIICITMLTISYQSIKAILVNPIKSLKGE